From the genome of Haloterrigena sp. KLK7, one region includes:
- a CDS encoding acyl-CoA dehydrogenase family protein, whose translation MDTELPDEHRMVRETVRDFCETEIEPIAQEIEDEHRFPAEIFDQLADLDMMGVPIDEEYGGLGGDTLMYTLVAEELGRVSGSIGLSYVAHTSLASKPIERFGTRSQQERWLRPLAEGEHLGGWALTEPDSGSDASDMETTAEKEGDEWVLNGTKQFITNASEAGSILVKAVTDPDAGYDGISTFIVDPREDDGFEVTTIWDKMGLNASPTCEIRLENVRLPEDRLLGEEGEGWEQTKKTLDGGRISIAALSTGLAQGAYEHAKEYSKEREQFGQPICEFDAVRDKVVDMHRKTERARLLTYRAARTYDKGEPVTRESALAKLDASEAAREVAEDAVQVLGGYGYTTDFAPQRFYRDAKLMEIGEGTSEIQHLVIGRELGL comes from the coding sequence ATGGACACGGAGCTACCCGACGAACACCGAATGGTCCGGGAGACCGTCAGGGACTTCTGCGAGACCGAGATCGAGCCGATCGCCCAGGAGATCGAGGACGAACACCGGTTCCCCGCGGAGATCTTCGACCAGCTCGCGGATCTCGACATGATGGGCGTCCCCATCGACGAGGAGTACGGCGGGCTCGGCGGCGACACGCTCATGTATACGCTGGTCGCCGAGGAACTCGGTCGCGTCTCGGGATCGATCGGGCTCTCCTACGTCGCCCACACGTCGCTGGCCTCGAAGCCCATCGAGCGCTTCGGCACGAGGTCACAGCAGGAACGCTGGCTGCGGCCGCTGGCGGAGGGCGAGCACCTGGGCGGCTGGGCGCTGACCGAACCGGACAGCGGCTCCGACGCCTCGGACATGGAGACCACGGCCGAAAAAGAGGGCGATGAGTGGGTGCTAAACGGCACCAAGCAGTTCATCACGAACGCCAGCGAGGCGGGCTCGATCCTCGTCAAGGCCGTCACCGACCCTGACGCGGGCTACGACGGCATCTCGACGTTCATCGTCGACCCCCGCGAGGACGACGGCTTCGAGGTGACGACGATCTGGGACAAGATGGGGCTGAACGCCTCGCCGACCTGCGAGATTCGACTCGAGAACGTTCGGCTCCCCGAAGACCGCCTGCTCGGCGAGGAGGGCGAGGGCTGGGAACAGACGAAGAAGACCTTGGACGGCGGTCGCATCTCCATCGCCGCACTCTCGACGGGGCTGGCGCAGGGCGCCTACGAGCACGCGAAGGAGTACAGCAAAGAGCGCGAGCAGTTCGGCCAGCCGATCTGCGAGTTCGACGCCGTCCGCGACAAGGTCGTCGACATGCACCGGAAGACCGAACGGGCGCGATTGCTCACCTATCGCGCCGCGCGGACGTACGACAAGGGCGAACCCGTGACCCGCGAGTCCGCCCTCGCGAAACTCGACGCCAGCGAGGCCGCCCGCGAGGTCGCCGAGGACGCCGTGCAGGTGCTGGGCGGCTACGGCTACACCACCGACTTCGCGCCCCAGCGGTTCTACCGCGACGCGAAACTGATGGAGATCGGCGAAGGCACCAGCGAGATCCAGCACCTCGTCATCGGTCGAGAGCTCGGGCTCTGA
- a CDS encoding RIO1 family regulatory kinase/ATPase, with amino-acid sequence MDIRRLARGTVEWDRLERVIRTLADRYDREAVRVEFLEADNWLSTPCVIDDEWFVKIVSRQNALVHALLTAGRNVGAVSAGTGGFFGRFDTPRAMVEHEYEATERMREIGINAPQPIDAFEVNGLGVLVLEYLPEFRSLDDTPDWLVAERAPELFEMLATLRDHGMAHGDLRAENILLCDGEFYFIDATNVHEDRVTETTAYDLACALAVLEPRIGAHDAVSAAATVYDSEELLAARRFLDFVRLRPDHEFDATRVRLELEQAAELRQQ; translated from the coding sequence ATGGACATCCGCCGGCTCGCCCGAGGGACCGTCGAGTGGGATCGCCTCGAGCGCGTGATCCGGACGCTGGCGGATCGCTACGACCGCGAGGCGGTCCGCGTGGAGTTTCTCGAGGCCGACAACTGGCTGTCGACCCCCTGTGTCATCGACGACGAGTGGTTCGTCAAGATCGTTTCCCGACAGAACGCGCTGGTCCACGCGCTGTTGACCGCCGGGCGCAACGTCGGCGCGGTGTCGGCGGGCACCGGCGGCTTCTTCGGCCGGTTCGATACGCCCCGCGCGATGGTCGAACACGAGTACGAGGCGACCGAGCGCATGCGCGAGATCGGAATCAACGCGCCCCAGCCGATCGACGCTTTCGAAGTCAACGGGCTCGGCGTGCTCGTCCTCGAGTACCTGCCCGAGTTCCGTTCGCTCGACGATACGCCCGACTGGCTCGTCGCCGAACGGGCACCGGAACTGTTCGAGATGCTGGCCACGCTGCGCGATCACGGCATGGCTCACGGCGACCTGCGCGCCGAGAACATCCTGCTGTGTGACGGCGAGTTCTACTTCATCGACGCCACCAACGTCCACGAGGATCGCGTCACCGAGACCACCGCCTACGATCTGGCCTGCGCGCTGGCCGTCCTCGAGCCCCGGATCGGGGCCCACGACGCCGTCAGTGCGGCCGCGACGGTCTACGATTCCGAGGAGTTGCTCGCGGCGCGGCGGTTTCTGGACTTCGTTCGCCTCCGTCCCGACCACGAGTTCGACGCCACGCGGGTGCGCCTCGAACTCGAGCAGGCGGCAGAGCTGCGCCAGCAGTAG
- a CDS encoding carboxypeptidase regulatory-like domain-containing protein, which produces MRQNQSAEGRTVQQNVQILLTVCGIVFLALGLILAVSGTSVSSAIGSVTDELGNSDAPDDGGPASSDDSDASGDGNDTAADDPAGTNETNGTDEAGSDGGDSTGSDSDDTGDGDSDGADNSNDGSDTDDDSGSDTGDGSETHTLTTTVEGDNGERIDNATVTVAPEGGSNENRNVNNRGEATFDLEDGSYTVTAEADGYQSATTDVEIDGDDRSVTLVLESQSTNDGSGGDDGSGGDDGSGGDDGSGGDDGFGGDDGSGANNGGNQTDTNESNGTHTLTVTVVDDDGEAINNATVTSTESDTFFGSSESRNVNNRGQATFDLEDGSYTVTAEADGYEEATTDVEIDGSDESVTLVLEED; this is translated from the coding sequence ATGAGACAAAATCAGAGCGCGGAGGGTCGAACGGTTCAGCAAAACGTCCAGATCCTGCTCACCGTCTGTGGTATCGTGTTCCTGGCACTCGGGCTGATACTCGCCGTGAGCGGAACGTCCGTCAGCAGCGCGATCGGATCGGTCACCGACGAGTTGGGCAATTCCGACGCACCCGACGACGGGGGTCCCGCTTCGAGCGACGATTCCGACGCGTCCGGCGACGGGAACGACACGGCAGCCGACGACCCAGCCGGTACGAATGAGACAAACGGCACCGACGAGGCCGGTTCCGACGGAGGCGACTCCACCGGAAGCGATAGCGACGACACCGGCGACGGCGATTCGGATGGCGCGGATAATAGCAACGACGGCTCCGACACAGACGATGACAGCGGATCCGACACGGGCGACGGAAGCGAGACGCATACGCTGACGACGACCGTCGAGGGCGATAACGGCGAGCGAATCGATAACGCAACCGTCACCGTCGCTCCCGAAGGCGGCTCGAACGAGAATCGGAACGTCAACAATCGTGGCGAAGCGACGTTCGATCTCGAGGACGGGTCGTACACAGTCACCGCCGAGGCAGACGGGTATCAGTCGGCCACGACGGACGTCGAAATCGACGGCGACGACAGGTCGGTCACGCTGGTTCTCGAGAGTCAATCCACCAACGACGGCTCCGGCGGAGACGACGGCTCCGGCGGAGACGACGGCTCCGGTGGAGACGATGGCTCTGGCGGAGATGACGGCTTCGGCGGAGACGACGGTTCTGGCGCAAACAACGGTGGCAACCAGACCGACACAAACGAGAGCAACGGGACGCACACGCTGACCGTGACCGTCGTGGACGACGACGGTGAGGCGATCAATAACGCGACCGTCACGAGCACGGAGTCCGACACCTTCTTCGGCTCGAGCGAGAGCCGGAACGTCAACAATCGCGGCCAAGCGACGTTCGACCTCGAGGACGGGTCGTACACGGTCACCGCCGAGGCAGACGGGTACGAGGAGGCCACGACGGACGTCGAGATCGACGGCAGCGACGAGTCGGTCACGCTGGTTCTCGAAGAGGACTAG